A region of Solanum dulcamara chromosome 7, daSolDulc1.2, whole genome shotgun sequence DNA encodes the following proteins:
- the LOC129896286 gene encoding protein yippee-like At4g27745 has translation MDELVGPRLYSCYKCRNNVSLHDDIISKAFQGRHGRAFLFTHVMNIVIGAKEDRTLTTGLHTVADVLCGDCNEVLGWKYERAYEPTQKYKEGKFILEKSKIVKENW, from the exons ATGGATGAATTAGTCGGACCTCGCTTGTACAGCTGCTATAAATGTCGAAACAATGTCTCTCTCCACGATGATATAATCTCTAAGGCGTTTCAG GGAAGGCATGGCAGAGCTTTTCTGTTTACTCATGTGATGAATATTGTCATTGGGGCTAAAGAAGACAGAACTCTCACGACTGGTCTTCATACTGTTGCTGATGTACTCTGTGGGGATTGCAATGAGGTTTTGGGCTGGAAATATGAACGAGCTTATGAGCCAACGCAGAAGTACAAGGAAGGGAAATTCATACTCGAGAAATCTAAAATCGTTAAAGAGAATTGGTAG
- the LOC129896284 gene encoding uncharacterized protein LOC129896284: MYLKAPFWSKDSNSESETESPSAVAELISSLERQRLYREVTLALRTGLSDVRAEFSFLRIRGLRVILKFLRSVAESDTTINLFCHSQSIPDLQVVPVLFRHSLRGTEDQSVTSLDHIFTVEPMEITSPSTDSEVSLALRVLEGCCLIHCDSNVLAHQYKAIPVLMNILSTRGVLGQGACLDALIAIMLDSSANQADFEACNGIEEVAILIRDKQVDEKLRLKCGEFLLLLIGHVNGRERPPMATIHEDIRRFLGEKSASLIWAASQFGSTLDPEQRLTALQIQARRVLESIDLY, translated from the exons ATGTATCTAAAAGCTCCGTTTTGGAGCAAAGATTCGAACTCTGAATCTGAGACGGAATCTCCGTCGGCGGTGGCGGAGCTAATAAGCTCGCTTGAAAGACAGAGACTATACAGGGAGGTGACACTCGCACTCCGCACAGGACTCAGTGATGTACGTGCTGAGTTCTCCTTCCTTCGTATTCGTGGCCTCCGCGTCATTCTCAAGTTTCTCCGATCCGTTGCCGAGTCCGATACTACTATCAACCTCTTCTGTCACAGCCAATCCATTCCCGATCTTCAAG TGGTTCCAGTTCTTTTCAGACATTCCTTGAGAGGTACAGAGGACCAGAGTGTTACCAGTCTAGACCACATATTTACTGTGGAACCTATGGAAATAACTAGCCCGTCAACTGATTCTGAAGTTTCTCTAGCACTAAGAGTTCTGGAAGGTTGTTGTCTGATTCATTGCGACAGTAATGTTTTGGCCCATCAGTACAAGGCAATTCCG GTGTTGATGAACATACTGTCGACTCGAGGGGTACTGGGACAAGGAGCCTGCTTGGATGCTTTAATTGCTATAATGCTGGATTCATCTGCCAATCAGGCG GATTTCGAGGCTTGCAATGGCATTGAGGAAGTTGCCATACTGATTAGAGACAAACAAGTAGATGAAAAATTGAG GCTCAAGTGTGGAGAGTTTCTACTGCTTCTCATTGGACATGTAAACGGGAGGGAGAGGCCTCCCATGGCAACAATTCATGAAGACATAAGGCGATTTCTTGGTGAGAAATCTGCATCATTGATATGGGCAGCTAGTCAATTTGGTTCAACTCTTGATCCAGAACAGAGATTGACAGCTTTGCAAATTCAAGCTCGTAGAGTATTGGAGTCAATAGACCTTTATTGA
- the LOC129894548 gene encoding WRKY transcription factor 22-like, whose translation MAENENDWDLWAVVRSCGSMNNSVHDDINVNNTSVLDNHGVHEDPTHGNSVNNTQNTTLFQEESDCVGDFTDSFVTENMHYFGLDEVIGLSMNVTTNSRIEPHNQENQTETIPNTPLVVVEHEEKKKNKKARYSMQSSSIEAGKAFCYRGKSTERYEVLAEKLSEADQWRWRKYGMKQTGGSTFLKSYYRCNEAEDCPARRHVQKSSTDPNKVIVTYRGQHNHPPPNQHIAMVHRSPNAAARVEDPPFPSSTSTLLLN comes from the coding sequence ATGGCTGAAAACGAAAACGACTGGGATTTATGGGCAGTTGTGAGAAGTTGCGGCAGCATGAACAACTCTGTTCATGATGATATCAACGTTAATAATACCTCTGTTCTCGACAATCACGGTGTTCATGAGGATCCTACTCATGGAAACTCTGTTAATAACACACAAAACACAACTCTTTTCCAAGAAGAAAGTGATTGTGTTGGTGATTTTACTGACTCGTTCGTCACGGaaaatatgcattattttgGGTTAGATGAAGTTATCGGTCTTTCCATGAACGTGACTACCAATTCAAGAATTGAACCCCACAACCAAGAAAACCAAACTGAAACTATTCCAAACACACCACTGGTGGTTGTAGAACatgaggagaagaagaaaaacaagaaggcGAGATACTCGATGCAAAGTTCAAGTATTGAGGCAGGCAAGGCGTTTTGTTACCGCGGGAAGAGCACGGAAAGATATGAAGTATTGGCTGAGAAATTGAGTGAGGCGGATCAATGGAGATGGAGAAAGTATGGGATGAAGCAAACTGGTGGTTCGACTTTTCTGAAGAGCTACTATAGGTGTAATGAAGCTGAAGATTGTCCAGCAAGGAGACATGTTCAGAAAAGCTCAACAGATCCAAACAAGGTGATTGTAACTTACAGAGGCCAACACAATCACCCtcctcctaaccaacacattgCAATGGTACACAGGAGCCCTAATGCTGCTGCTCGAGTGGAAGACCCACCTTTTCCCTCTTCTACCTCTACTTTGTTACTCAACTAA
- the LOC129896282 gene encoding pentatricopeptide repeat-containing protein At2g13600-like codes for MLQMVSLFEPIAQPLPLQAPNDTFDFRASKLSVKKANPPRRRDFPPPTHFSPLDDLISSSTYASVLDSCKSPKLGKQVHAQALKNGFHGHEFVETKLLQMYGKCGCFDDAVQLFDKMRERNLYSWTAILNVYLSNGLFEEAFECFGQVRFEEFELEFFLFSAVLKICCGYGGVELGKQLHGTVIKYGFASNVYVGNALIDMYGKCGSLDNAKVILSKMLKRDCVSWNSVITAFAANGMLTEAVEVFNKMSAEDHFTPNFISWSALIGGFSQNGHDEEVIEYLYKMQAAGFQPNAQTLASVLPACGRLQMLNLGKEIHGYLTRHELMSNSFVVNGLIDVYRRCGDMENALLVFSMYSMKNDVSYNTMLVGYFENGEISKAQELFYQMEREGKCKDVISWNSMISGYVNNFMFNEALNVFHQVRWKEEIEADSFTLGSALAACADMSLLRRGKEIHSYAIARGLQIDPFVGGALVELYSKCLDVGAAQKAFDEVNERDISTWNVLISGYARSDDMVSVECTLEKMKADGFDPNIYTWNSIIAGHVENAHNESALQLFSDIQSSGLRPDIYTIGTVLPACSRLATLDRGKQIHAYAIRCGYDSNTYIGSAVVDMYAKCGCVKQTRLAYDNIKKYNLVTENAMLTAYAMHGYGEEGIAFFRRILDNGFLPDNITFLSALSSCVHAGLVETGLEFFNLMRSYNVKPTLKHYTCMVDLLSRTGKINEALKIVNEMPLDPDTVIWGALLGGCVIHGNLEVGEIAANKLIELEPGNMGNHVMVANFHASVGRWGDLAKIRRLINERKMHKNPGCSWLEDKGEIHVFVACDTSHHRTNEIYEILNILTLQMRGEN; via the coding sequence ATGCTCCAAATGGTCTCCCTGTTTGAACCCATAGCTCAGCCCCTCCCATTACAGGCACCCAATGATACCTTTGATTTCAGAGCTTCTAAGCTTTCCGTCAAGAAAGCAAATCCACCTCGGCGACGTGATTTCCCACCGCCGACCCATTTCTCTCCTTTGGACGACCTTATAAGTTCAAGCACCTATGCTTCAGTTCTTGATTCCTGCAAATCCCCTAAGCTGGGTAAACAAGTCCACGCACAAGCACTAAAAAATGGGTTTCACGGACACGAGTTTGTTGAAACTAAGTTGCTTCAGATGTACGGGAAATGTGGTTGTTTTGATGACGCAGTTCAACTGTTTGACAAAATGCGTGAAAGAAATTTATATTCGTGGACAGCTATTCTTAATGTCTATTTAAGTAATGGGCTTTTTGAGGAAGCTTTTGAGTGTTTTGGGCAGGTGCGATTTGAGGAGTTTGAGTTGGAGTTTTTCTTGTTTTCGGCGGTGCTCAAGATTTGTTGTGGTTATGGTGGCGTTGAATTGGGAAAGCAATTACATGGTACAGTGATAAAGTACGGATTTGCATCGAACGTTTACGTGGGCAATGCTTTGATTGATATGTATGGCAAATGTGGGAGTTTGGATAATGCAAAAGTGATTTTGAGCAAAATGTTGAAGAGGGATTGTGTTTCTTGGAATTCAGTAATTACTGCTTTTGCTGCCAATGGAATGTTAACTGAAGCTGTTGAAGTTTTTAATAAGATGTCTGCTGAGGACCATTTTACTCCAAATTTTATTTCTTGGAGTGCTTTGATTGGTGGATTTTCACAGAATGGACACGACGAAGAGGTTATTGAATATCTCTACAAAATGCAAGCTGCTGGATTCCAGCCAAATGCCCAAACATTGGCGAGTGTACTTCCTGCTTGTGGTAGATTGCAAATGCTAAATTTGGGGAAAGAAATTCATGGATATCTCACCAGACATGAATTGATGTCTAACTCTTTCGTTGTTAATGGCTTAATTGATGTTTATAGGAGGTGTGGGGATATGGAGAATGCCCTCCTAGTATTTTCAATGTATTCGATGAAAAATGATGTCTCTTATAACACCATGTTAGTGGGATACTTTGAGAATGGAGAAATTTCAAAGGCTCAAGAGCTGTTTTATCAAATGGAACGTGAAGGGAAGTGTAAAGATGTAATTTCATGGAATTCAATGATTTCAGGTTATGTAAACAACTTTATGTTCAATGAAGCTTTGAATGTGTTTCACCAGGTAAGATGGAAGGAAGAAATTGAAGCAGATTCGTTCACACTTGGCAGTGCCCTTGCTGCTTGTGCTGATATGAGTTTGTTACGACGTGGGAAGGAGATACATTCGTATGCAATTGCTAGGGGTTTGCAAATAGATCCTTTTGTTGGTGGGGCACTTGTAGAATTGTATAGCAAGTGTCTGGATGTTGGTGCTGCTCAGAAAGCTTTTGATGAGGTAAATGAGAGGGATATATCAACATGGAATGTTTTGATATCTGGCTATGCTCGCTCTGACGACATGGTTAGTGTTGAATGCACTCTTGAGAAGATGAAGGCAGATGGATTTGATCCAAATATCTACACCTGGAACAGTATTATTGCTGGCCATGTTGagaatgcccataacgagtcagCTCTGCAGTTGTTTTCGGACATCCAATCCTCAGGTTTGAGACCTGATATTTACACGATTGGAACAGTATTACCCGCCTGCTCAAGGTTAGCGACTCTTGACCGTGGAAAACAGATTCATGCTTATGCAATTAGGTGTGGATATGACTCAAACACCTACATAGGATCGGCTGTTGTGGACATGTATGCAAAATGTGGATGTGTCAAGCAAACTAGACTGGCTTATGATAACATTAAAAAGTATAACTTGGTCACGGAGAATGCAATGCTTACAGCATATGCTATGCACGGATATGGGGAGGAAGGAATTGCATTCTTCCGCAGAATACTAGACAATGGATTCTTACCAGACAATATAACCTTCTTGTCAGCTCTTTCTTCATGTGTCCATGCAGGACTAGTAGAGACTGGGCTTGAATTCTTCAATCTGATGAGATCTTATAATGTAAAACCAACATTAAAACACTACACATGCATGGTTGACCTTTTAAGTCGAACAGGTAAGATAAATGAAGCATTGAAGATCGTTAACGAGATGCCTTTGGATCCTGATACAGTGATCTGGGGTGCTTTGCTTGGAGGCTGTGTTATACATGGGAATCTTGAGGTAGGTGAAATTGCAGCAAACAAGCTCATCGAGCTAGAACCAGGAAACATGGGGAACCATGTCATGGTAGCAAATTTTCATGCTTCTGTAGGCAGATGGGGTGATCTCGCCAAAATAAGACGACTCATCAATGAGAGGAAAATGCACAAAAATCCTGGATGTAGTTGGCTTGAAGATAAAGGtgagatacatgtatttgtAGCATGTGATACATCCCATCATAGAACAAATGAAATATatgaaatattaaatatattgaCATTACAAATGAGAGGAGAAAACTAG